One genomic window of Methanocalculus alkaliphilus includes the following:
- the twy1 gene encoding 4-demethylwyosine synthase TYW1: MHSKACDALRRQGYNFISPLSSAAVKPCLWSKRALAGGDMCYKHQFYGIESHRCIQMTPTLRCNQRCLFCWRSHELPAEEEKELLPEEIVASVRKLHKKGLSGYKTHAGTTEERWQEATERPNQVAISLSGEPTCYSHLPQLVDQFMETGHTVFVVSNGTRPWVIRDLHPTQLYISLDAPDEETYRLVCRPMGDYWGRIQESLSYLATRRSALRVTVVKGINDHSPEKYGRIIRDAAPTFVEIKGYMYLGYSRSRLAAEQMPDHAYLRSFAEEVGRHAGYRIRDESPVSRVVCLEEEP, encoded by the coding sequence ATGCACTCGAAAGCATGTGATGCCCTGCGCAGGCAGGGATACAACTTCATCTCCCCCCTCTCTTCTGCCGCGGTCAAACCGTGTCTCTGGAGCAAGCGTGCCCTGGCCGGGGGAGATATGTGTTATAAACACCAGTTTTACGGTATCGAGAGCCACCGGTGCATCCAGATGACACCGACACTCCGGTGCAACCAGCGCTGCCTCTTCTGCTGGCGATCCCATGAGCTGCCGGCAGAGGAGGAGAAGGAGCTCCTGCCGGAGGAGATCGTCGCCAGTGTCAGAAAACTCCATAAAAAAGGGCTCTCAGGATACAAAACCCATGCCGGCACGACAGAGGAACGATGGCAGGAGGCGACGGAGAGGCCAAACCAGGTCGCCATCTCGCTCTCGGGTGAGCCGACCTGCTACTCCCACCTCCCCCAGCTTGTTGATCAGTTCATGGAGACGGGCCATACCGTCTTTGTCGTCTCAAACGGAACCCGTCCGTGGGTCATCCGGGATCTCCATCCCACCCAGCTCTATATCTCGCTCGATGCGCCGGACGAGGAGACCTACCGGCTGGTATGCCGGCCGATGGGCGATTATTGGGGGCGGATCCAGGAGAGCCTCTCGTATCTGGCTACCCGGCGATCCGCTCTCCGGGTGACGGTTGTCAAAGGGATCAACGATCACTCGCCGGAGAAGTACGGGCGGATCATCCGTGATGCCGCCCCGACGTTTGTCGAGATCAAAGGATATATGTATCTCGGATACAGTCGAAGCAGATTAGCAGCAGAGCAGATGCCCGACCATGCATATCTCCGATCCTTCGCCGAGGAGGTCGGCCGCCATGCCGGATACAGGATACGGGATGAGAGTCCCGTCTCCCGGGTCGTCTGCCTTGAGGAGGAACCATGA